In Synechococcus sp. A18-25c, a single window of DNA contains:
- a CDS encoding alpha-amylase family glycosyl hydrolase — protein MQSPRDETLRALLRNLYPDNSSGDLEELSSQLLQILGHAAVHADPSLDVEPWFGNDVVLITYADAVLDEQKPGLQGLSRFVNRHLRLFAPVIHVLPFLESTSDGGFAVASHERLESRHGEWSDLAALAEGRRLMADLVLNHVSASHPWVRQFLRDEAPGRFCVLEAEPHPCWDSVVRPRSSALFTRLQGPSGHRQVWTTFGPDQVDVNWRHPEVLLGFVRLLKQKLSHGVRWIRLDAVGFVWKEPHTDCIHRPEAHQLVEVLRYLMSHVCGDGGVVVTETNVPEQENLSYLRSGREAHLAYNFPLPPLLLEATISGSADLLNSWLARWPELPDSTSLLNFTACHDGVGLRPLEGLMPQQRLLNLLIDCEQRGGLVSHRRLASGEEVPYEINISWWSAMADGGIDPAYLQRERFLLTHLLMLVLPGVPAFYLPAILATPNDLARFRISGHRRDLNRPQFKASTLERRLADPESDATAVLTVMNQALARRAELPALHPDADMELLSPDRVDRVVLRRTLDGQSLVAVHNMTASRLTLDPARLGGDPEMDWTDCLSGQVLHPRRLHALEPYAVLWLVQ, from the coding sequence ATGCAGTCTCCGCGTGATGAAACGCTGCGAGCTCTGCTGAGAAATCTCTACCCGGACAATTCTTCCGGTGATCTCGAAGAGTTGTCGTCGCAATTGCTGCAAATTCTCGGTCACGCTGCTGTTCATGCCGATCCATCCCTCGATGTTGAGCCGTGGTTTGGCAATGACGTGGTGCTGATCACCTATGCCGATGCTGTCCTCGATGAGCAAAAGCCTGGACTGCAAGGGTTAAGCAGGTTTGTGAACCGCCATTTGCGGCTCTTTGCTCCGGTGATCCACGTGCTTCCGTTCCTGGAATCCACGAGTGACGGTGGGTTTGCTGTAGCCAGCCATGAGCGCCTTGAGTCCCGTCATGGCGAGTGGAGTGATCTCGCAGCCTTGGCTGAAGGGCGGCGTTTGATGGCGGATCTGGTGCTGAACCATGTGTCGGCGTCTCACCCGTGGGTGCGTCAGTTCCTTCGCGACGAGGCCCCCGGCCGGTTCTGTGTGCTGGAGGCTGAGCCGCATCCCTGTTGGGATTCAGTTGTTCGTCCCCGCAGTTCTGCGTTGTTCACGCGCTTGCAAGGCCCATCCGGTCATCGTCAGGTGTGGACCACGTTTGGCCCGGATCAGGTGGACGTGAACTGGCGGCATCCAGAAGTGCTGCTGGGATTCGTCCGCTTGCTGAAACAGAAGTTGTCCCATGGCGTGCGTTGGATTCGTCTCGATGCCGTGGGTTTTGTCTGGAAAGAGCCGCACACCGACTGCATCCACCGCCCTGAGGCCCATCAGCTGGTGGAAGTGCTGCGCTACTTGATGTCTCATGTCTGTGGCGACGGTGGTGTCGTCGTGACCGAGACCAATGTTCCTGAACAGGAGAATCTGTCGTATTTGCGCAGTGGTCGAGAGGCCCATCTGGCGTACAACTTTCCCTTGCCACCCCTGCTGCTTGAAGCAACGATCAGCGGCTCTGCAGATCTACTCAACAGCTGGTTGGCCCGTTGGCCGGAGCTGCCGGACTCCACTTCATTGCTCAATTTCACCGCCTGCCACGACGGGGTGGGATTGAGACCCTTGGAGGGATTGATGCCTCAGCAGCGACTGTTGAATCTGTTGATCGATTGTGAACAGCGTGGTGGTCTGGTGAGTCATCGTCGCCTGGCCTCTGGAGAGGAGGTTCCTTATGAGATCAACATCAGTTGGTGGAGTGCGATGGCTGATGGAGGGATCGACCCCGCTTACCTTCAGCGGGAACGGTTTCTGCTGACCCATCTGCTGATGCTGGTGCTGCCCGGAGTGCCGGCTTTTTATCTTCCCGCCATCCTGGCCACACCCAACGATCTGGCCCGCTTTCGCATCAGTGGCCATCGCCGTGATCTGAATCGGCCTCAGTTCAAGGCCTCGACGCTGGAACGCCGTCTTGCGGATCCTGAAAGTGATGCGACGGCTGTGCTGACGGTGATGAATCAGGCACTAGCGCGACGGGCGGAGTTGCCAGCGCTCCATCCCGATGCCGACATGGAGCTGCTTAGTCCCGACCGCGTGGATCGCGTGGTGTTGCGCCGCACCCTCGATGGTCAGAGTCTTGTGGCCGTGCACAACATGACAGCATCCCGTCTGACCTTGGACCCAGCACGGCTCGGCGGTGATCCGGAAATGGATTGGACCGATTGTTTGAGCGGTCAGGTGCTCCACCCACGCAGGCTGCATGCCCTGGAGCCTTATGCAGTGCTGTGGTTGGTTCAGTAA
- a CDS encoding glycosyl transferase has translation MDFQQSLITTVHDYSLGNLDAIAFNKELKQRPTALLIPCLMEEFSRPALTLIRDTLASLTELTSLVIALSAESAEDVAEAERFFADMPFPVRVHWTNGPAVGEVLSSMASLGLELTGPPGKGWAVWQGLGVACQDAEVIGLFDADIRTFGSGYPERMLRPLLDPSHGMAYVKAFYSRLSLETQALQGRATRLFVGPLLASLEQIFGPLPYLRYLQTFRYPLAGEFAFTRDLAMNLRIPSDWGLEMGLLSEVYRHVAPSRITQVDLGLFDHKHKDLGQKPNEGLQRMASEIFCTVLRSLMEHEGCVVSMDQLPTLEVLYRRVGEDRVRQFGLDSAINRLPYDRHGEELAVHRFADLLRPGLASLMESPIAHQLPSWSRLNSCNPSFADDLAQAGQAGRSSTYSSAMMRRPRRPNCETVNPRLTRPSRPSTPTAA, from the coding sequence ATGGATTTTCAGCAGAGTCTGATCACCACGGTTCATGACTACAGCCTTGGCAACCTCGATGCCATTGCCTTCAACAAGGAACTCAAGCAGCGACCGACGGCCCTCTTGATTCCTTGCCTGATGGAGGAATTCAGCCGTCCGGCTCTGACGCTCATCCGCGACACCCTGGCATCACTCACCGAACTGACATCCCTCGTGATCGCACTCTCGGCAGAGAGCGCTGAGGATGTCGCAGAAGCGGAGCGCTTCTTCGCCGACATGCCATTCCCTGTGCGCGTGCATTGGACCAATGGCCCCGCCGTCGGAGAAGTGCTTTCGTCCATGGCAAGTCTTGGGCTGGAATTGACCGGGCCTCCCGGCAAGGGTTGGGCTGTGTGGCAAGGCCTGGGAGTTGCCTGCCAAGACGCGGAGGTGATCGGACTGTTCGACGCTGACATTCGCACCTTCGGTTCGGGCTATCCAGAACGGATGCTGCGGCCTTTGTTGGACCCCTCCCACGGCATGGCCTACGTCAAGGCCTTCTACAGCCGCCTCTCTCTGGAAACACAGGCACTTCAGGGTCGTGCCACACGCTTGTTTGTTGGACCGCTCCTAGCCAGTCTCGAGCAGATCTTTGGGCCCCTCCCTTACCTGCGCTATTTGCAAACCTTCCGTTATCCCCTTGCAGGTGAGTTCGCGTTTACGCGCGATCTGGCCATGAACCTACGCATCCCCTCCGACTGGGGGCTGGAAATGGGTCTCCTGTCTGAGGTCTACCGCCATGTGGCACCCAGCCGCATCACTCAAGTGGACCTGGGCCTGTTCGATCACAAACACAAAGACCTCGGACAGAAGCCCAATGAAGGTCTTCAACGCATGGCTAGCGAAATCTTCTGCACGGTTCTGCGCAGCCTGATGGAACATGAAGGTTGCGTGGTCTCCATGGATCAGCTCCCAACTCTCGAAGTGCTCTACCGACGAGTCGGAGAAGATCGCGTGCGCCAGTTTGGTCTCGACTCCGCCATTAATCGACTCCCCTATGACCGCCACGGAGAAGAGTTGGCCGTTCACCGATTCGCCGATCTGCTGCGGCCTGGTCTTGCCTCATTGATGGAATCCCCCATTGCCCATCAGCTGCCGAGTTGGTCGCGCCTGAACAGCTGCAATCCTTCCTTTGCAGATGACCTTGCGCAGGCAGGACAGGCTGGTCGTTCCTCGACTTACAGCTCCGCCATGATGCGCCGGCCTCGCCGACCGAACTGCGAAACCGTGAATCCTCGGCTGACCCGCCCCAGCCGACCGTCCACACCCACAGCTGCCTGA
- a CDS encoding DUF1830 domain-containing protein, translated as MLECVYRNDTNRMVIVKLIGDQQFYREKVVMPMEVFWFEAPEQTRLEIWQMSPQGQMLHVRADITDYVYVEEAAAAKSA; from the coding sequence ATGCTTGAGTGCGTTTATCGCAACGACACCAACCGGATGGTGATCGTGAAGCTGATCGGCGATCAACAGTTTTATCGAGAAAAGGTCGTCATGCCCATGGAGGTGTTCTGGTTCGAAGCTCCGGAGCAAACGCGACTCGAGATCTGGCAGATGTCACCCCAGGGTCAGATGTTGCATGTGCGTGCTGATATCACCGACTATGTGTATGTGGAAGAGGCGGCGGCAGCGAAGAGTGCCTGA
- the urtE gene encoding urea ABC transporter ATP-binding subunit UrtE, translating to MMTLLEIRGLNTFYGESHILRDVDLTVKAGEMVCLIGRNGVGKTTLLKSLIGLLRPRSGQISFDGKGLDRAAPHQRARAGLGYVPQGREIIPQLTVEENLLLGMEALPGGLSSRRRIDPIVYELFPVLQEFLPRKGGDLSGGQQQQLAIARALLGKPKLLLLDEPTEGIQPNIVQDIESAVRRIIAETGIGVLLVEQHLNFVRQADRYYAMQRGGIVASGPTSELSQSVVDEFLSV from the coding sequence ATGATGACGCTGTTAGAGATTCGAGGTCTCAATACCTTCTACGGCGAGAGTCACATCCTTCGGGATGTGGATCTCACGGTGAAGGCTGGAGAGATGGTTTGCCTGATTGGGCGCAATGGTGTCGGCAAGACCACCCTGCTGAAGTCCTTGATCGGTCTGTTGCGTCCGCGCAGCGGTCAGATCAGCTTCGATGGCAAGGGACTCGACCGCGCGGCTCCACATCAACGGGCACGGGCTGGGTTGGGGTATGTCCCCCAGGGCCGTGAAATCATTCCTCAGCTCACGGTTGAGGAAAACCTGCTGCTCGGGATGGAAGCTTTGCCCGGTGGGCTGAGTAGCCGCCGTCGGATCGATCCCATCGTTTATGAGCTCTTTCCTGTGCTGCAGGAGTTCCTCCCGCGAAAGGGAGGTGATTTGAGCGGCGGACAACAGCAGCAACTCGCCATCGCCAGAGCCCTGCTCGGCAAGCCAAAGCTGCTGTTACTTGATGAACCCACGGAGGGCATTCAGCCCAACATCGTGCAGGACATCGAGTCGGCGGTGCGGCGGATTATCGCTGAAACGGGGATCGGTGTTCTGCTGGTTGAGCAACACCTGAATTTCGTGCGACAAGCGGATCGTTATTACGCGATGCAGCGGGGTGGAATCGTTGCCAGTGGTCCCACCAGTGAACTCAGCCAATCGGTGGTGGATGAGTTTCTCAGCGTCTGA
- the urtD gene encoding urea ABC transporter ATP-binding protein UrtD — MSHSLLELSQITVSFDGFLALRDLNLSLQPGELRAVIGPNGAGKTTFLDVITGKTPPTEGDVVFKGRSLIGTSEHLIARLGIGRKFQSPRVFEKLTVKENLALAVSRPKQPWPLLFGGLSAEQRDRVHHLMGIVNLQHRSDWKAGSLSHGQKQWLEIAMLVGQDPDLLLVDEPVAGLTDEETDLTADLLKSLAGDHTVLVIEHDMEFIRRLESPVTVLHQGHVLCEGTMDQVQVDQRVIDVYLGSTEEENA, encoded by the coding sequence ATGAGCCATTCCTTGTTGGAACTGAGTCAGATCACCGTCAGCTTCGATGGGTTTCTGGCCCTTCGTGATCTCAATCTTTCCTTGCAGCCTGGTGAGTTGCGGGCTGTGATCGGACCCAATGGAGCCGGGAAGACCACTTTCCTGGATGTGATCACTGGTAAAACGCCCCCCACAGAAGGGGATGTGGTGTTCAAGGGTCGTTCGCTGATCGGAACCAGCGAGCACCTCATCGCACGCTTGGGGATCGGTCGCAAGTTCCAGAGCCCGCGGGTGTTTGAAAAGCTCACGGTGAAGGAAAATCTCGCCCTGGCGGTGAGTCGACCCAAGCAACCCTGGCCGTTGTTGTTCGGAGGCCTAAGTGCTGAGCAGCGTGACCGGGTGCATCACTTGATGGGCATCGTCAATTTGCAGCACCGTTCCGACTGGAAGGCCGGTTCCCTGTCCCACGGACAGAAGCAGTGGTTAGAGATTGCAATGCTCGTCGGTCAGGACCCTGATTTGTTGCTGGTCGATGAGCCGGTTGCAGGGCTAACGGATGAGGAGACTGACCTCACCGCGGATCTACTCAAATCCCTGGCCGGTGATCACACGGTGCTGGTGATCGAACACGACATGGAGTTCATCCGCCGCCTCGAGAGTCCGGTCACGGTTCTGCATCAGGGCCATGTGCTCTGTGAGGGAACCATGGATCAAGTTCAGGTCGATCAACGCGTGATTGATGTGTATCTCGGCAGCACTGAGGAGGAGAACGCATGA
- the urtC gene encoding urea ABC transporter permease subunit UrtC, translated as MLQLLQQPRWRQLLLWVVILAAIVAAPAVLSEFRLNLLGRFLALAIVALGIDLIWGFTGLLSLGQGIFFALGGYAAAMYLQLSSAGDLLNGIPEFFSLYGVSELPFFWHPFASPWFTLVAIWLVPGLLAAVLGGLVFRNRIKGVYFSILTQAALLVFYNFFNGQQKLINGTNGLQTPATKLFGQFVGSELMQRWFFWVTAVVVIVVWAFLRWVVRGRFGDVLIAIRDDEPRLRFAGYNPTLFKTIVFGLAGALAGIGGALYTVQSGSASPQFMEVPMSIDMVIWVAVGGRGTLVGAILGAVVINYAQSLVSEVFPETWLFIQGGLFILVVTVLPEGVIGWFRGEGPGNGFNRLGSLLNQVGNQAIAWGDVLIDKSVDSTAMNRLGIWLVRCGQLLNNLGIVRRSGTYPQLEFEGQEEVQP; from the coding sequence ATGTTGCAGCTCCTTCAACAGCCTCGTTGGCGTCAGCTTCTTCTCTGGGTGGTGATTCTTGCCGCCATCGTCGCGGCCCCTGCGGTGCTGTCTGAGTTCAGGCTCAATCTGTTGGGTCGTTTTCTGGCCTTGGCGATTGTGGCTCTCGGCATCGATTTGATCTGGGGCTTCACCGGTCTCCTCAGTCTTGGCCAGGGAATTTTCTTCGCGTTGGGTGGTTATGCCGCTGCCATGTATCTGCAACTCAGTAGTGCTGGCGATCTCCTCAATGGAATTCCCGAATTTTTCAGCCTTTATGGCGTCAGTGAGCTGCCGTTTTTTTGGCATCCCTTTGCATCTCCATGGTTCACTTTGGTCGCGATCTGGTTGGTTCCCGGTCTTTTGGCAGCCGTTTTGGGTGGTCTGGTGTTCCGCAACCGGATCAAAGGGGTCTATTTCTCGATCCTGACTCAGGCTGCCCTGCTCGTCTTCTACAACTTCTTCAATGGCCAGCAGAAACTGATCAACGGCACCAACGGATTGCAGACGCCGGCGACGAAATTGTTTGGTCAGTTCGTCGGTTCTGAATTGATGCAGCGGTGGTTTTTCTGGGTGACCGCTGTTGTGGTGATTGTGGTTTGGGCGTTCTTGCGTTGGGTGGTGCGCGGTCGCTTTGGTGATGTGTTGATCGCCATTCGTGATGACGAACCGCGTCTTCGTTTTGCCGGATACAACCCCACATTGTTTAAGACCATCGTGTTCGGTTTGGCCGGTGCCCTTGCGGGCATCGGTGGAGCTCTCTACACCGTCCAATCCGGTAGTGCCTCGCCGCAATTCATGGAGGTGCCGATGTCGATTGACATGGTGATCTGGGTGGCGGTCGGGGGACGCGGCACCTTGGTGGGAGCGATTCTCGGCGCTGTGGTGATCAACTACGCCCAGAGTCTGGTGAGTGAGGTGTTTCCGGAGACCTGGCTGTTCATTCAGGGCGGATTGTTCATCCTGGTGGTGACGGTTCTGCCGGAGGGTGTGATCGGCTGGTTCCGTGGCGAAGGCCCTGGCAACGGGTTCAACCGATTGGGTTCCTTGCTTAACCAAGTGGGCAATCAAGCGATTGCCTGGGGCGATGTGCTGATCGACAAAAGTGTTGATTCAACAGCGATGAACCGTCTCGGCATCTGGCTGGTTCGATGTGGTCAGTTACTCAACAACCTGGGGATTGTGCGTCGTAGTGGGACGTATCCGCAGCTCGAATTTGAAGGTCAGGAGGAGGTGCAGCCATGA
- a CDS encoding branched-chain amino acid ABC transporter permease, giving the protein MQLLFESLFNGVAIGSVLLMAALGLAIVFGLMGVINLAHGELIMLGAYTTFVVQLIFKLPALAPVYDLYVLVSIPIAFLVSGVVGVLLERTVIRRLYGNPLETLLATWGVSLILQQFVRSVPMANASGLILALVVGFGLPLFLPDRWLDGSRSRLVRAGSWGVAALMGVVLANGLGSQISRLAQADARNVDVTAPQWMRGGIDLLGLTVPVPRLVIIVVTVVAVLGVTWFLNRSVWGMRIRAVTQNRSMSDCLGIATDTVDVLTFGIGSGLAGVAGVAVSLLGSVGPNVGNSYIVGCFMVVVLGGVGNLFGTVLASFTIGWLTDLIGAGRLLTLWPDMPAPLAGAVTFFATTSMAQVMIFALIVVFLQFRPAGMFPQKGRMVEA; this is encoded by the coding sequence GTGCAACTGCTTTTTGAAAGCCTGTTCAACGGCGTGGCTATCGGCTCAGTGCTGCTCATGGCCGCCCTTGGATTGGCGATTGTTTTTGGCCTGATGGGGGTGATCAACCTCGCCCATGGTGAGCTGATCATGCTGGGGGCGTACACCACTTTCGTGGTGCAGTTGATTTTTAAGTTGCCGGCGTTGGCCCCCGTCTACGACCTTTACGTCCTGGTTTCGATTCCAATCGCGTTTCTCGTCAGCGGCGTGGTTGGTGTGTTGTTGGAACGCACGGTGATTCGCCGTCTTTACGGCAATCCCTTGGAGACGTTGTTGGCGACCTGGGGAGTCAGTCTGATCCTCCAGCAGTTCGTGCGCAGTGTCCCGATGGCCAATGCGTCGGGCTTGATTCTTGCGCTTGTGGTGGGTTTCGGTTTGCCGTTGTTTCTCCCAGATCGTTGGCTGGATGGTTCTCGCTCACGGCTGGTTCGCGCGGGGAGCTGGGGCGTCGCAGCCCTCATGGGCGTTGTTCTGGCGAATGGCCTGGGGTCTCAGATCAGTCGACTGGCTCAGGCGGATGCCCGCAATGTGGATGTCACGGCTCCGCAATGGATGCGCGGCGGGATCGACTTGCTTGGCTTGACCGTTCCGGTGCCGCGTTTGGTGATCATCGTGGTCACCGTGGTGGCGGTGCTTGGGGTCACCTGGTTCCTGAACCGCAGTGTCTGGGGAATGCGTATCCGTGCCGTGACCCAGAACCGATCCATGAGTGACTGTTTGGGCATCGCGACCGACACGGTTGATGTTCTGACGTTTGGCATTGGCTCAGGCTTGGCCGGTGTGGCCGGTGTGGCCGTCTCCCTGCTGGGTTCCGTGGGCCCGAATGTCGGCAACTCTTACATCGTGGGCTGTTTCATGGTCGTGGTGCTGGGCGGCGTTGGCAATTTGTTTGGCACGGTGCTGGCCTCCTTCACGATCGGTTGGTTGACAGATCTGATCGGAGCCGGCCGATTACTCACGCTCTGGCCCGACATGCCTGCCCCGTTGGCGGGTGCTGTGACCTTCTTTGCCACCACCAGCATGGCCCAAGTGATGATCTTCGCTCTGATCGTGGTGTTCTTGCAGTTCCGCCCTGCGGGAATGTTCCCCCAGAAGGGACGCATGGTGGAGGCTTGA